ATCGGTATAGGAATGATAATTGCGGCAGTGGGATTCGCCATTATTTTGGTTGCATCACTAAATCTTGTTTCTCCACACGAGTTGCAGTATGTTGAAGCAGGCATTACTAAATACAATCCAGTTCCCGACTCATCCAGAGTAATGCCATACTGGTTAATTAGTGGTTACCTAACGCTTACTTTTGCGGAACTCTTTTTAAGCCCAATGGGTCTCTCTTTTGTTTCCAAAGTTGCTCCACCAAGGTTTCAAGGATTAATGCAAGGTGGTTGGCTTTTAGCTACTGCGGTTGGTAATAAATTTTTATTTGTTGGAAGTAACTTCTGGGGCAAATTAGATTTATGGCAGCTATGGTCAATCTTTATTGTATGCTGTATTCTATCTGCCATTTTCATCTTCTCAATAATGAAAAGGTTAGAAAAAGCCACCAAATAGACACTCACATTAGATAACCAAAAAAGGCTGCCAGATCCTGGCAGCCTTTTTCATACAACAAAGACTATGAACGAAATTATATTTGAGCTGAAGGACGAGTTCATTGAACTAATTCGCCTTCTTAAAGCAACCCGAATAGCTCAATCGGGAGCTGAAGCCAAGATATTTGTAGAGGAAGGGCTGGTGCAGCTAAACGGGCAACCAGAAAGCCGAAAGCGTGCCAAAATACGCCCCGGCGACAAGGTTACGGTTGATGGAAATATAATATCAGTAAAATAGATATTGCATTCGGCCCAGATAGTAACTGCTGACATTACATGCACTCCTCGCCTTATCATATCACGTTAAACATCACAACTTCATTCCCTTTTATTCTGCTGACTTCTTAAAACTCTCCTAAATTCAAGTAACAAATGCAACTTATAGGATTGATTGGAGAGAAAGGAATTGCATTTTTTCAGAACAGGAAGATGAGAATTACTCACCTTCGCTGCTCCGATGGAAAAAATGTGGTTCTTTACCCCCTAAGTCCTCT
This sequence is a window from Williamwhitmania taraxaci. Protein-coding genes within it:
- a CDS encoding RNA-binding S4 domain-containing protein, whose translation is MNEIIFELKDEFIELIRLLKATRIAQSGAEAKIFVEEGLVQLNGQPESRKRAKIRPGDKVTVDGNIISVK